The following are encoded together in the Panicum virgatum strain AP13 chromosome 6K, P.virgatum_v5, whole genome shotgun sequence genome:
- the LOC120712821 gene encoding putative wall-associated receptor kinase-like 16 isoform X2: MEFSLLCLPVAVWLLVLAGADFAAAQRSPSCKTMCGDIEVPYPFGLEKECAIHSGFHLNCTTADGTTKLLGGNVEVTKVSVQDNKAWFNTYISRQCYSQSIKRMTDWNAWINITGTPFVVSADDNKVTVLGCNSLAYMRSNDYIIGCVSTCGETSPKNGSCSGAGCCRVDIPRGVRYYEGFFNPLYNTSEIWRTNPCNYVGVIANEAFNFSTTYLNSTVFYDTDGAKKPIVMEWAIARNTCEEAKIDKNTPYACVSDHSNCITNDAGYACRCSDGYEGNPYIYDGCTDIDECLDNVKYPCAGICKNTPGSFTCSCPRGKRMIGSVCLKDQKSTWMAPVVGASIGLVVLVVSVACACSIQDRRNLHRIKQKYFRQHGGLLLFQEMKSQQGIPFKIFSEEEVQEATNRFAEQQVIGHGGHGKVYKGVLKGDVEVAVKRCMTIDEQQKKEFGKEMLILSQINHRNIVKLLGCCLEVEVPMLVYEFIPNGTLFHLIHGSHSGHISLDTRVRIAHESAEALDYLHSSASPPIVHGDVKSANILLNGDFTAKVSDFGASILAPSDESQFVTLVQGTCGYLDPEYMQTCQLTDKSDVYSFGVVLLELLTRKKPFNLKGPEHEKSLSMVFLEAMKENKLEDILDGEIKNDENLEFLEEIAELARQCLEMCGVNRPSMKEVAEKLDGLRKVLQHPWAHKDPEELDSLLGESSSVNSGIILRIWALNN; the protein is encoded by the exons ATGGAGTTCTCACTCCTCTGCCTTCCGGTGGCCGTGTGGCTCCTGGTGCTCGCCGGGGCTGACTTCGCGGCGGCGCAACGGAGCCccagctgcaaaacgatgtgcgGCGACATCGAGGTCCCGTACCCGTTCGGCTTGGAAAAAGAGTGCGCAATCCACAGCGGCTTTCATCTCAACTGCACGACCGCGGACGGCACCACCAAGCTGTTAGGGGGTAACGTGGAGGTGACCAAGGTCTCCGTGCAGGATAACAAGGCCTGGTTCAATACTtatatctcccggcagtgctacAGCCAATCCATCAAGAGGATGACAGACTGGAACGCGTGGATAAACATTACCGGCACGCCCTTCGTGGTATCGGCAGACGATAACAAAGTCACCGTCCTCGGGTGCAACAGTTTGGCCTACATGCGAAGCAACGAT TACATAATCGGCTGCGTGTCGACATGCGGCGAGACAAGCCCCAAGAACGGCTCGTGTTCTGGTGCTGGGTGCTGCCGGGTGGATATCCCGAGAGGAGTCCGGTATTATGAAGGTTTTTTCAACCCATTATACAACACCAGCGAGATCTGGAGGACAAACCCTTGCAATTATGTAGGTGTGATCGCAAATGAAGCCTTCAACTTCAGCACCACTTATCTCAACTCGACGGTGTTCTACGACACAGACGGGGCAAAGAAACCAATTGTGATGGAATGGGCGATTGCACGGAATACATGTGAAGAAGCCAAAATTGACAAGAATACACCCTACGCGTGTGTCAGCGACCATAGCAATTGTATCACGAATGATGCGGGCTATGCCTGTAGGTGCTCCGATGGATACGAAGGAAACCCATACATCTACGATGGATGCACAG ATATCGATGAGTGCCTAGATAATGTTAAATACCCGTGTGCTGGAATTTGCAAAAACACACCGGGGAGTTTCACTTGTTCATGCCCACGAGGGAAACGCATGATCGGTAGCGTTTGTTTGAAAGATCAGAAGTCAACCTGGATGGCACCAGTTGTTG GTGCAAGCATTGGACTTGTGGTTCTTGTGGTTTCCGTCGCTTGTGCATGCTCGATCCAAGATAGACGAAACCTACACCGCATCAAACAGAAGTATTTTCGACAGCATGGTGGCCTACTGCTATTCCAGGAGATGAAGTCGCAACAAGGAATTCCGTTCAAAATATTCTCTGAAGAAGAAGTACAGGAAGCCACAAACCGGTTTGCGGAGCAGCAAGTCATCGGCCATGGGGGTCACGGGAAAGTCTACAAGGGAGTTTTGAAGGGCGACGTAGAAGTAGCCGTGAAAAGATGCATGACAATCGATgaacaacaaaagaaagaatTCGGCAAGGAGATGCTAATCCTATCCCAGATCAACCACAGGAACATCGTCAAGCTCCTCGGCTGTTGCCTCGAAGTTGAAGTACCCATGCTGGTGTACGAGTTCATCCCAAATGGAACATTGTTCCATCTCATCCATGGCAGCCACAGCGGGCACATTTCCTTGGACACTCGTGTGAGGATTGCTCATGAGTCTGCAGAAGCTTTAGATTACCTTCATTCCTCTGCATCCCCACCAATCGTCCATGGCGATGTCAAGTCTGCTAACATCCTCCTGAATGGCGACTTCACAGCAAAAGTATCAGACTTTGGCGCGTCCATTCTGGCACCAAGTGATGAGTCGCAGTTTGTAACACTTGTCCAAGGAACTTGTGGCTACCTTGACCCGGAGTACATGCAGACATGCCAACTGACAGATAAGAGCGACGTCTACAGCTTCGGAGTTGTTCTCCTGGAGCTTCTCACACGCAAGAAGCCATTCAACCTCAAAGGACCTGAGCACGAGAAGAGCCTGTCCATGGTGTTCCTAGAGGCAATGAAGGAGAACAAGCTAGAGGACATCCTAGATGGTGAAATCAAGAATGATGAGAATTTGGAGTTTCTCGAGGAGATTGCAGAGCTAGCAAGGCAGTGCTTGGAGATGTGTGGCGTCAATAGGCCATCGATGAAGGAAGTTGCAGAAAAGCTTGATGGGTTGAGGAAGGTCCTGCAGCATCCATGGGCACATAAGGATCCTGAAGAGCTGGACAGCTTGCTTGGAGAGTCATCTTCAGTCAACTCGGGGATTATC CTTAGAATCTGGGCGTTGAATAATTAG
- the LOC120712822 gene encoding plant intracellular Ras-group-related LRR protein 4-like, which translates to MGTAVDAAAFGSVDGVVGEVMRLHRSLPARPSLEEVEAAAALAHAADREERARLDAVARLRRPPAVPDELFGVALEMHRALAAFQCREQKRDATRLLELDALHALFDDLIQRASQCVPSSSSSSSSSSSTRAAPRVTAAPAAASTYAASSSSSVAADSNADRYSSTGTNGFSAARKVTGTGRVSMDDSYVKKAKAAVWDDGFVPASSHTPRGAVAASSVAARVDGGYGDSDEKLSLIKLASMIEVAAKKGSREFNLQGKLTNQIEWLPDSIGKLTGLVTLDISENRILALPDAIGRLSSLAKLDLHSNRIAQLPESIGDLCNLMYLDLRGNQLASLSSSLGRLVKLEELDVSANHLTSLPESIGSLARLKKLIIETNNLDELPYTIGHCVSLVELRAGYNHLKALPEAVGKLESLEVLSVRYNSIRGLPTTMASLTKLKEVDASFNELESIPENFCFVTSLVKLNVGNNFADLRSLPRSIGNLEMLEELDISNNQIRVLPDSFGNLQRLRVLRAEENPLQVPPRDVALKGAQAAVQYMSEHVAKRATRSQPTKTKKTWAQFCFFSRPNKRKHDRIDTAS; encoded by the exons ATGGGGACCGCGGTGGATGCGGCGGCGTTCGGGTCGGTGGACGGGGTGGTGGGGGAGGTCATGCGGCTGCACCGCTCGCTGCCGGCGCGCCCGTcgctggaggaggtggaggccgcggcggcgctggcgcacgCCGCGGACCGGGAGGAGCGGGCGCGCCTCGACGCCGTGGCGCGCCTGCGCAGGCCGCCCGCCGTGCCCGACGAGCTCTTCGGCGTCGCGCTCGAGATgcaccgcgcgctcgccgccttCCAGTGCCGGGAGCAGAAGCGCGACGCCACGCGGCTGCTCGAGCTCGACGCGCTCCACGCGCTCTTCGACGACCTCATCCAGCGCGCGTCGCAGTGCGtgccctccagctccagctccagctccagctcaaGCTCCACCCGTGCGGCGCCGCGCGTCActgccgcccccgccgctgcATCCACCTAtgccgcctcgtcgtcgtcgtcggtggCTGCGGACAGCAACGCCGACCGCTACTCGTCGACGGGCACTAATGGGTTCAGTGCGGCGAGGAAGGTGACGGGCACGGGGCGCGTCTCCATGGACGACAGCTACGTCAAGAAGGCCAAGGCCGCAGTATGGGACGATGGTTTTGTGCCAGCGAGCTCGCATACGCCCCGAGGAGCTGTTGCCGCCAGCTCCGTGGCGGCTCGAGTGGATGGCGGTTACG GAGACAGCGACGAGAAATTGTCCCTCATTAAGCTAGCTAGCATGATTGAAGTTGCTGCAAAGAAAGGCTCTCGCGAATTCAACCTCCAAGGCAAACTCACGAACCAGATTGAGTGGCTGCCTGATTCTATTGGAAAGCTCACTGGGCTTGTTACCCTTGATATTTCGGAGAATCGGATCTTGGCTTTGCCGGATGCAATTGGGAGGCTTTCTTCTTTGGCCAAATTGGACCTTCATTCCAATCGAATTGCTCAGCTCCCTGAGTCGATCGGGGATCTCTGCAATTTGATGTATCTCGACCTGAGGGGTAATCAGTTAGCATCATTGTCCTCTAGTCTTGGCAGGCTGGTAAAGCTTGAGGAGCTTGATGTGAGCGCAAACCATCTTACCTCACTCCCTGAATCAATAGGAAGCCTTGCACGTCTGAAGAAGTTAATCATCGAGACAAACAACCTTGATGAGCTGCCATACACTATTGGCCATTGTGTTTCGCTGGTAGAACTGCGGGCGGGCTATAATCATCTGAAGGCCCTCCCAGAGGCTGTCGGAAAGCTGGAGTCTCTGGAGGTCCTTTCTGTGCGCTACAACAGTATCAGGGGACTTCCAACAACAATGGCATCTCTCACAAAGCTGAAGGAGGTCGATGCAAGTTTCAATGAGCTCGAGTCTATTCCTGAGAACTTCTGCTTTGTTACTTCTCTTGTTAAACTGAATGTCGGGAACAATTTCGCTGACTTGCGATCCCTGCCTCGGTCCATTGGCAACCTTGAGATGCTGGAAGAGTTGGATATAAGCAATAATCAGATTAGGGTGCTTCCAGATTCTTTTGGAAACTTGCAGCGTCTCCGTGTTCTCCGCGCAGAAGAAAACCCTCTACAAGTGCCACCAAGAGATGTAGCTTTAAAGGGAGCTcag GCTGCTGTTCAATACATGAGTGAACATGTCGCCAAGAGAGCCACAAGGTCGCAACCAACAAAGACAAAGAAGACTTGGGCTCAGTTCTGCTTTTTCTCCAGGCCTAACAAAAGAAAGCATGACCGTATAGACACTGCTTCATGA
- the LOC120712821 gene encoding putative wall-associated receptor kinase-like 16 isoform X1, with the protein MEFSLLCLPVAVWLLVLAGADFAAAQRSPSCKTMCGDIEVPYPFGLEKECAIHSGFHLNCTTADGTTKLLGGNVEVTKVSVQDNKAWFNTYISRQCYSQSIKRMTDWNAWINITGTPFVVSADDNKVTVLGCNSLAYMRSNDYIIGCVSTCGETSPKNGSCSGAGCCRVDIPRGVRYYEGFFNPLYNTSEIWRTNPCNYVGVIANEAFNFSTTYLNSTVFYDTDGAKKPIVMEWAIARNTCEEAKIDKNTPYACVSDHSNCITNDAGYACRCSDGYEGNPYIYDGCTDIDECLDNVKYPCAGICKNTPGSFTCSCPRGKRMIGSVCLKDQKSTWMAPVVGASIGLVVLVVSVACACSIQDRRNLHRIKQKYFRQHGGLLLFQEMKSQQGIPFKIFSEEEVQEATNRFAEQQVIGHGGHGKVYKGVLKGDVEVAVKRCMTIDEQQKKEFGKEMLILSQINHRNIVKLLGCCLEVEVPMLVYEFIPNGTLFHLIHGSHSGHISLDTRVRIAHESAEALDYLHSSASPPIVHGDVKSANILLNGDFTAKVSDFGASILAPSDESQFVTLVQGTCGYLDPEYMQTCQLTDKSDVYSFGVVLLELLTRKKPFNLKGPEHEKSLSMVFLEAMKENKLEDILDGEIKNDENLEFLEEIAELARQCLEMCGVNRPSMKEVAEKLDGLRKVLQHPWAHKDPEELDSLLGESSSVNSGIILSTGNFSITKKVAVGLESGR; encoded by the exons ATGGAGTTCTCACTCCTCTGCCTTCCGGTGGCCGTGTGGCTCCTGGTGCTCGCCGGGGCTGACTTCGCGGCGGCGCAACGGAGCCccagctgcaaaacgatgtgcgGCGACATCGAGGTCCCGTACCCGTTCGGCTTGGAAAAAGAGTGCGCAATCCACAGCGGCTTTCATCTCAACTGCACGACCGCGGACGGCACCACCAAGCTGTTAGGGGGTAACGTGGAGGTGACCAAGGTCTCCGTGCAGGATAACAAGGCCTGGTTCAATACTtatatctcccggcagtgctacAGCCAATCCATCAAGAGGATGACAGACTGGAACGCGTGGATAAACATTACCGGCACGCCCTTCGTGGTATCGGCAGACGATAACAAAGTCACCGTCCTCGGGTGCAACAGTTTGGCCTACATGCGAAGCAACGAT TACATAATCGGCTGCGTGTCGACATGCGGCGAGACAAGCCCCAAGAACGGCTCGTGTTCTGGTGCTGGGTGCTGCCGGGTGGATATCCCGAGAGGAGTCCGGTATTATGAAGGTTTTTTCAACCCATTATACAACACCAGCGAGATCTGGAGGACAAACCCTTGCAATTATGTAGGTGTGATCGCAAATGAAGCCTTCAACTTCAGCACCACTTATCTCAACTCGACGGTGTTCTACGACACAGACGGGGCAAAGAAACCAATTGTGATGGAATGGGCGATTGCACGGAATACATGTGAAGAAGCCAAAATTGACAAGAATACACCCTACGCGTGTGTCAGCGACCATAGCAATTGTATCACGAATGATGCGGGCTATGCCTGTAGGTGCTCCGATGGATACGAAGGAAACCCATACATCTACGATGGATGCACAG ATATCGATGAGTGCCTAGATAATGTTAAATACCCGTGTGCTGGAATTTGCAAAAACACACCGGGGAGTTTCACTTGTTCATGCCCACGAGGGAAACGCATGATCGGTAGCGTTTGTTTGAAAGATCAGAAGTCAACCTGGATGGCACCAGTTGTTG GTGCAAGCATTGGACTTGTGGTTCTTGTGGTTTCCGTCGCTTGTGCATGCTCGATCCAAGATAGACGAAACCTACACCGCATCAAACAGAAGTATTTTCGACAGCATGGTGGCCTACTGCTATTCCAGGAGATGAAGTCGCAACAAGGAATTCCGTTCAAAATATTCTCTGAAGAAGAAGTACAGGAAGCCACAAACCGGTTTGCGGAGCAGCAAGTCATCGGCCATGGGGGTCACGGGAAAGTCTACAAGGGAGTTTTGAAGGGCGACGTAGAAGTAGCCGTGAAAAGATGCATGACAATCGATgaacaacaaaagaaagaatTCGGCAAGGAGATGCTAATCCTATCCCAGATCAACCACAGGAACATCGTCAAGCTCCTCGGCTGTTGCCTCGAAGTTGAAGTACCCATGCTGGTGTACGAGTTCATCCCAAATGGAACATTGTTCCATCTCATCCATGGCAGCCACAGCGGGCACATTTCCTTGGACACTCGTGTGAGGATTGCTCATGAGTCTGCAGAAGCTTTAGATTACCTTCATTCCTCTGCATCCCCACCAATCGTCCATGGCGATGTCAAGTCTGCTAACATCCTCCTGAATGGCGACTTCACAGCAAAAGTATCAGACTTTGGCGCGTCCATTCTGGCACCAAGTGATGAGTCGCAGTTTGTAACACTTGTCCAAGGAACTTGTGGCTACCTTGACCCGGAGTACATGCAGACATGCCAACTGACAGATAAGAGCGACGTCTACAGCTTCGGAGTTGTTCTCCTGGAGCTTCTCACACGCAAGAAGCCATTCAACCTCAAAGGACCTGAGCACGAGAAGAGCCTGTCCATGGTGTTCCTAGAGGCAATGAAGGAGAACAAGCTAGAGGACATCCTAGATGGTGAAATCAAGAATGATGAGAATTTGGAGTTTCTCGAGGAGATTGCAGAGCTAGCAAGGCAGTGCTTGGAGATGTGTGGCGTCAATAGGCCATCGATGAAGGAAGTTGCAGAAAAGCTTGATGGGTTGAGGAAGGTCCTGCAGCATCCATGGGCACATAAGGATCCTGAAGAGCTGGACAGCTTGCTTGGAGAGTCATCTTCAGTCAACTCGGGGATTATCCTTAGCACCGGGAATTTTAGCATCACGAAGAAAGTTGCCGTGGGCTTAGAATCTGGGCGTTGA